The proteins below come from a single Blattabacterium cuenoti genomic window:
- the ubiE gene encoding bifunctional demethylmenaquinone methyltransferase/2-methoxy-6-polyprenyl-1,4-benzoquinol methylase UbiE has translation MKKSLKEKLIKNMFDHISIKYDFINRILSLGMDIIWRKKLVYLLNNFHKKKNFLNILDLATGTGDLTFLLSKIFTNSYIIGLDPSNKMLEIAKNKLNNSKNILIKKRIQFITGYSQNIPFKNKNFDIVTISFGIRNFQFLHLSLNEIYRILKNNGTLAILEFSIPSNFLIRKIYYFYNNLFMSNIGGFLSKNYSAFNYLKESIKHFNYSGEKMKKLLTYHNFNYVHMEKLSLEIASIYLSKKITNNNYSR, from the coding sequence TATTAATCGTATTTTATCATTAGGAATGGATATAATATGGAGAAAAAAATTGGTTTATTTATTAAATAATTTTCATAAAAAAAAAAATTTTCTAAATATATTAGACTTAGCAACTGGAACTGGAGATTTAACATTTTTATTATCAAAAATATTCACTAACTCTTATATTATTGGATTAGATCCATCTAATAAAATGTTAGAAATAGCAAAAAATAAATTAAATAATTCTAAAAATATTTTAATAAAAAAAAGAATACAATTTATTACAGGTTATTCTCAGAATATACCATTTAAGAATAAAAATTTTGATATTGTAACTATTTCATTTGGAATAAGAAATTTTCAATTTCTTCATTTATCTTTAAATGAAATATATAGAATTTTAAAAAATAATGGAACTTTAGCAATTTTAGAATTTTCTATTCCATCTAATTTTTTAATCAGAAAAATTTATTATTTTTATAATAATTTGTTTATGAGTAATATAGGAGGATTTTTATCAAAAAATTATTCTGCTTTTAATTATTTAAAAGAATCTATTAAACATTTTAATTATTCTGGGGAAAAAATGAAAAAATTATTAACATATCATAATTTTAATTATGTACATATGGAAAAATTATCATTAGAAATTGCTTCAATATATCTTTCAAAAAAAATAACAAATAATAATTATTCAAGATAA